One window of the Kwoniella dejecticola CBS 10117 chromosome 3, complete sequence genome contains the following:
- a CDS encoding peptidyl-prolyl cis-trans isomerase-like 1: MSAPKAEYVTFDTSVGSFTVELYTAHAPRTCNNFSKLAERGYYNGVIFHRIIPGFMIQGGDPTGTGRGGTSIYGDKFADELHPDLRFVGAGILAMANSGPNTNGSQFFITCAPTPFLDGKHTIFGRISSGMKTVQRLEAVRTDSEDRPVEDIKIHKARLGDAAAPPGGMDVAKIAL, from the exons ATGTCCGCCCCGAAAGCAGAATACGTAACTTTCGACACTTCCGTAGGATCTTTTACTGTCGAGCTATACACAGCTCATGCGCCGAGG ACATGCAACAATTTCTCAAAGCTGGCTGAAAGAGGGTATTATAATGGAGTGATATTTCACAGAATCATACCT GGATTCATGATCCAAGGAGGTGATCCGACTGggacaggaagaggagggacCTCGATATACGGCGACAAATTCGCAGATGAGCTGCATCCGGATCTGAGATTTGTTGGTGCAGGTATATTAGCAATGGCGAATTCCGGGCCAAATACCAATG GCTCGCAGTTCTTCATAACATGC GCTCCCACACCCTTCCTAGATGGCAAACACACAATATTCGGTCGTATATCTTCCGGTATGAAGACCGTCCAACGTCTAGAGGCTGTACGTACGGACTCGGAGGACCGCCCGGTAGAAGATATCAAGATACATAAAGCGCGATTGGGAGACGCGGCGGCCCCGCCAGGCGGGATGGACGTAGCTAAAATCGCCTTGTAG